Proteins found in one Seonamhaeicola sp. S2-3 genomic segment:
- a CDS encoding leucine-rich repeat domain-containing protein encodes MGFWGIGAILWLFGIYSILVLTSFLLKKLKVKYRQIIEWTLIFVYVLSHTLYHLNWDVGSEIYFTNENEPFVGKNQSFIIVFGIENQPKLESNYFTNNKILIPENGILLTSSKKETFKHRYSFPVVGSGEKFSATYFEQYNCYGEKNYKFNYVVGTISDLGEVDYRYRDSIGDLICEKLKNEEFKNNLKVGYENGNYLDQKEVLINYQNLTKLPNGLLKLRNLEYLNVHSNKLKVFPKSVLEFPKLKRLTIGYNEIKTIPEWIGGIKNLESLAVNGNDLTSIPDTLLTLPKLNYLLIRENDFNELEIKETIKKFEQKGVKVQYE; translated from the coding sequence ATGGGATTTTGGGGAATTGGAGCTATACTTTGGTTGTTTGGAATTTATTCAATTTTAGTATTAACAAGTTTTTTACTTAAAAAATTAAAAGTCAAATACCGACAAATTATTGAATGGACTTTAATATTTGTTTATGTTCTATCCCATACTTTGTACCATTTAAATTGGGACGTTGGAAGTGAAATTTATTTCACGAATGAAAATGAACCTTTTGTTGGAAAAAATCAGAGTTTTATAATAGTTTTCGGAATAGAAAACCAACCAAAACTTGAAAGTAATTATTTTACAAATAATAAAATCCTCATTCCCGAAAATGGAATTTTATTAACTTCTTCAAAAAAGGAAACATTTAAGCATAGATATAGTTTTCCTGTAGTTGGTAGTGGAGAAAAGTTTTCAGCCACTTACTTTGAGCAATATAATTGTTACGGAGAAAAAAATTACAAATTTAATTACGTTGTTGGAACAATAAGCGACTTGGGAGAAGTTGATTATAGATACAGAGATTCAATCGGAGATTTAATTTGCGAAAAACTCAAAAATGAAGAATTTAAAAACAATCTAAAAGTAGGTTATGAAAACGGAAATTATCTTGACCAAAAAGAGGTTTTAATAAATTATCAGAATTTGACTAAACTTCCAAACGGACTTTTAAAGTTGAGAAATCTTGAGTATTTAAATGTGCATTCTAATAAACTGAAAGTATTCCCTAAAAGTGTTTTAGAGTTTCCGAAACTTAAAAGACTGACAATTGGATATAATGAAATCAAAACAATTCCTGAATGGATTGGCGGAATTAAAAATTTAGAAAGTCTTGCAGTAAATGGAAATGATTTGACGTCAATTCCTGATACATTATTGACTTTGCCTAAACTGAATTATTTGTTAATAAGAGAAAATGATTTTAACGAATTGGAAATAAAAGAAACAATTAAAAAATTTGAACAAAAAGGAGTGAAAGTTCAATATGAATAA